A window of Cellulomonas fimi contains these coding sequences:
- a CDS encoding DUF1684 domain-containing protein, with translation MPHRPLTSSARAADALAVADWRRRVAETYAAVRRIAADDPPAAHAVWVQRRDELFAEHPASPLDGPTRASFAGLEVARYDAAYRFEVEVRPAEPQRLDVTTGTDGVVPFERVGVVDLPDVGSLAVWALRSYGGGLFVPVRDASGGKPGGTFGGGRYVLDTIKGADLGTSHGLLVVDLNFAYNPSCAYDPSWACPLATRANTVPVDLPVGERTFPLPDPTTD, from the coding sequence GTGCCCCACCGACCGCTGACCTCGTCCGCCCGGGCCGCCGACGCGCTCGCCGTCGCCGACTGGCGACGCCGCGTGGCCGAGACGTACGCCGCCGTGCGGCGGATCGCCGCCGACGACCCGCCCGCCGCGCACGCCGTGTGGGTGCAGCGGCGTGACGAGCTGTTCGCCGAGCACCCCGCGTCCCCGCTCGACGGCCCGACGCGCGCCTCGTTCGCCGGGCTCGAGGTCGCGCGCTACGACGCCGCGTACCGGTTCGAGGTCGAGGTCCGGCCGGCCGAGCCGCAGCGGCTCGACGTCACCACCGGCACCGACGGTGTCGTCCCGTTCGAGCGTGTCGGCGTCGTCGACCTGCCCGACGTCGGGTCCCTCGCCGTCTGGGCTCTGCGGTCCTACGGCGGCGGGCTGTTCGTGCCCGTCCGCGACGCGAGCGGCGGGAAGCCGGGCGGGACGTTCGGCGGCGGGCGGTACGTGCTCGACACCATCAAGGGCGCCGACCTCGGCACCTCGCACGGCCTGCTGGTCGTCGACCTGAACTTCGCCTACAACCCGTCGTGCGCGTACGACCCGTCGTGGGCGTGCCCGCTCGCGACGCGCGCGAACACCGTCCCCGTCGACCTGCCCGTCGGAGAGCGGACCTTCCCCCTCCCCGACCCGACGACGGACTGA